One region of Sphingomonas abietis genomic DNA includes:
- a CDS encoding TonB-dependent receptor, whose product MVASRSSVIAIAACLACTLPLAAANATDVATPASDAATEAAPPAPADNGGIIVTARRTRSVLTLQGAEIQKIMPGASPLKAIQTLPGVTFMTADPWGNNEQNISLFIHGFSASQLGYTMDGIPLGDQTYGNYNGLSPQRAIISEDVGRVTLASGAGDLGTASTSNLGGTIDTYSSDPKAERGATIQQTFGSYSTFRTYARVDSGTFGNGNSFYVSGVRQDAKAWDFDGHQGGYQADAKFVHDDATGKLTLYALYSDKAEPNEDASVVTTATQGSYPYTRPFYYPDFAGMENYLKSGAYAAAGSNYRNYYSDAQRTDYLAYAKYDWHISDRVNWSNQAYYHHDDGVGVVAGPINVAGLPGLFAKYFPTLTSAQLSTQFGGSGLATRTTEYRIDREGVISTLTADLGNHHIEAGGWYEHQSSSSYRRWYALDANDPSSPYTRPGDYEDPEITQYGSQVRVEEYQTHIQDNWHVLPTLTLMAGFKSTFQDASQKVPVQPIAGSFTGSTALPVGKINTSEAFLPQAGLLWDATPHEQIFVNAQKNVRQFQTSASSGLSPFALGSQEVFDDFKNSVKPETSWTYEAGARTQRALDLGPITGFEGQISYYHVDFKNRLLALSPTTVITSIISGAAVLQNVGSVKTDGVDIAGTLHFGRHFSIYDAVSYNNSRYEQNYQTGLPAVTVLTKGKKVPGSPDWLNKFVVSGNYGIFDAQLSGDYIGKRYATYTNDLSAKAYFTMAARIGATIPMSGNGVLKQLTLAINVTNLTDKKAASTLSIGAASGTYNAFPLPPRQVFGTIGFGF is encoded by the coding sequence ATGGTTGCTTCGCGTAGTTCCGTCATCGCCATCGCCGCGTGCCTAGCCTGCACGCTTCCCCTCGCTGCTGCGAACGCGACCGACGTTGCTACGCCTGCCAGCGACGCCGCCACCGAAGCGGCCCCCCCTGCTCCGGCCGATAATGGCGGGATCATCGTGACGGCGCGGCGGACCCGCTCGGTCCTGACGCTCCAGGGCGCCGAAATCCAGAAGATCATGCCCGGCGCCAGCCCGTTGAAGGCGATCCAGACGCTGCCCGGCGTGACCTTCATGACCGCCGATCCCTGGGGCAATAACGAGCAGAACATCTCGCTGTTCATCCACGGCTTCTCGGCGAGCCAGCTCGGCTACACGATGGACGGCATCCCGCTGGGCGACCAGACCTACGGCAATTACAATGGCCTCTCGCCGCAGCGCGCGATCATCTCGGAGGATGTCGGCCGGGTGACGCTGGCATCGGGCGCCGGCGATCTCGGCACCGCCTCGACCAGCAATCTCGGCGGCACGATCGACACCTATTCGAGCGACCCGAAGGCAGAGCGCGGCGCCACCATCCAGCAGACCTTCGGCAGCTATTCGACGTTCCGCACCTATGCCCGCGTCGACAGCGGCACCTTTGGCAACGGCAACAGCTTCTACGTCTCCGGCGTGCGGCAGGATGCCAAGGCCTGGGATTTTGACGGCCACCAGGGCGGCTATCAGGCGGACGCCAAGTTCGTCCATGACGACGCCACCGGCAAGCTGACCCTGTACGCACTCTATTCGGACAAGGCGGAGCCGAACGAGGACGCCTCGGTCGTCACCACCGCGACCCAGGGCAGCTATCCCTATACGCGGCCCTTCTACTACCCGGACTTCGCGGGCATGGAGAATTATCTCAAATCCGGCGCCTATGCCGCTGCCGGGTCGAATTACCGCAACTACTACAGTGATGCCCAGCGGACCGACTATCTCGCTTACGCCAAATATGACTGGCATATCAGCGACCGCGTCAACTGGTCCAATCAGGCCTATTACCATCATGACGATGGTGTCGGCGTTGTCGCCGGCCCGATCAACGTCGCCGGCCTGCCCGGCCTGTTCGCCAAATATTTCCCGACGCTGACCTCGGCCCAGCTCAGCACCCAGTTCGGCGGCTCCGGCCTCGCGACGCGGACGACCGAATATCGCATCGATCGCGAAGGCGTGATCTCCACGCTCACCGCCGATCTCGGCAACCATCATATCGAGGCCGGTGGCTGGTACGAGCATCAGAGCTCGTCTTCCTATCGCCGCTGGTATGCGTTGGACGCCAATGATCCATCGTCGCCCTACACCCGGCCCGGCGACTATGAAGATCCTGAGATCACGCAATATGGCAGCCAGGTCCGCGTCGAGGAATATCAGACCCACATCCAGGACAATTGGCACGTGCTGCCGACGCTGACCCTGATGGCGGGCTTCAAGAGCACCTTCCAGGATGCCTCGCAGAAGGTGCCGGTGCAGCCGATCGCCGGCTCCTTCACCGGATCGACCGCGCTGCCCGTCGGCAAGATCAACACCAGCGAGGCGTTCCTGCCGCAGGCCGGCCTGCTGTGGGATGCGACCCCGCACGAGCAGATCTTCGTCAACGCGCAAAAGAACGTCCGCCAGTTCCAGACCAGCGCGTCCAGCGGCCTGTCGCCCTTCGCGCTCGGCAGCCAGGAGGTGTTCGACGACTTCAAGAACAGCGTGAAGCCCGAAACGAGCTGGACCTACGAGGCCGGCGCCCGCACCCAGCGCGCGCTCGATCTCGGGCCGATCACCGGCTTCGAGGGGCAGATCAGCTATTATCATGTCGACTTCAAGAACCGGCTGCTGGCGCTGAGCCCGACCACGGTGATCACCTCGATCATCAGCGGCGCGGCGGTCCTCCAGAATGTCGGCAGCGTGAAGACCGACGGTGTCGATATCGCCGGCACGCTGCACTTCGGCCGCCACTTCTCGATCTACGACGCAGTGTCGTATAACAACTCCCGCTACGAGCAGAATTACCAGACCGGCCTGCCGGCGGTGACCGTCCTCACCAAGGGCAAGAAGGTGCCCGGATCGCCCGATTGGCTGAACAAGTTCGTCGTGTCCGGCAATTATGGGATCTTCGACGCGCAGCTGAGCGGCGACTATATCGGCAAGCGCTACGCGACCTACACCAACGATCTCTCGGCGAAGGCCTATTTCACGATGGCGGCGCGGATCGGGGCGACCATCCCGATGTCCGGCAACGGCGTCCTCAAGCAGCTGACGCTTGCCATCAACGTCACCAACCTGACCGACAAGAAGGCGGCATCGACGCTGTCGATCGGCGCCGCATCCGGCACCTACAACGCCTTCCCGTTGCCGCCACGCCAGGTGTTCGGCACCATCGGCTTCGGCTTCTGA
- the ahpF gene encoding alkyl hydroperoxide reductase subunit F, which yields MLDANLQTQLKGYLANIKQPIELVASADDSPKSREMLSLLDEIAALSDDVSVVRQDDDKRRPSFMIRRKGSDIGVRFAGIPLGHEFTSLVLALLQVGGHPSKLAQDVIAQVKDLDGDYAFETYFSLTCQNCPDVVQALNLMSVINPRISHVAIEGGLFQQEVADRQIMSVPAIYLNGALFGQGRMNVEQILAKLDTGASARVAEKISAKEPFDVLVVGGGPAGAASAIYAARKGIRTGLAAERFGGQVLDTMSIENFISVKHTEGPVLGTALEQHVADYDVDVMNLQKATRLVPAKAEGGLHEVTLESGATLKARTVILSTGARWRQMNVPGEDSYRNKGVTYCPHCDGPLFKGKRVAVIGGGNSGVEAAIDLAGVVAHVTLIEYDSDLRADAVLQRKLASLPNVKVITSALTTEVAGDGQKVTGLHYKDRNHDTMHEIELEGIFVQIGLVPNTEWLKDSIALTPRGEIEIDHRGETSRPGIFAAGDVTTVPFKQIIIAMGEGSKAALSAFDYLIRLPVDEGALIAA from the coding sequence ATGCTCGACGCGAATCTGCAGACCCAGCTCAAGGGCTATCTGGCCAATATCAAGCAGCCGATCGAACTCGTCGCGTCCGCCGACGACTCGCCCAAATCGCGCGAGATGCTGTCCCTGCTCGACGAGATTGCGGCGCTGTCCGACGATGTTTCGGTGGTCCGCCAGGACGACGACAAGCGTCGCCCGTCCTTCATGATCCGCCGCAAGGGCAGCGATATCGGCGTGCGCTTCGCCGGTATCCCGCTCGGCCATGAATTCACCTCGCTGGTGCTGGCGCTCCTCCAGGTCGGCGGCCATCCGTCGAAGCTGGCGCAGGACGTCATCGCGCAGGTGAAGGATCTGGACGGCGACTATGCCTTCGAGACCTATTTCTCGCTCACCTGCCAGAACTGCCCGGATGTCGTGCAGGCGCTCAACCTGATGAGCGTCATCAACCCCCGGATCAGCCACGTCGCGATCGAAGGCGGCCTGTTCCAGCAGGAAGTGGCCGATCGCCAGATTATGTCGGTGCCGGCAATCTACCTGAACGGCGCATTGTTCGGCCAGGGCCGCATGAACGTCGAGCAGATCCTGGCCAAACTGGACACCGGCGCCTCCGCCCGCGTCGCCGAGAAGATCAGCGCCAAGGAGCCGTTCGACGTGCTCGTCGTCGGCGGTGGCCCCGCCGGCGCGGCGTCGGCCATCTATGCCGCCCGCAAGGGCATCCGCACCGGCCTCGCCGCCGAACGCTTCGGCGGCCAGGTGCTCGACACGATGTCGATCGAGAATTTCATCTCGGTGAAGCATACCGAAGGCCCGGTGCTCGGCACCGCGCTCGAACAGCATGTCGCCGACTATGACGTCGACGTGATGAACCTCCAGAAGGCGACCAGGCTGGTCCCGGCCAAGGCCGAGGGCGGCCTGCACGAAGTAACGCTGGAAAGCGGCGCCACGCTCAAGGCCCGCACCGTCATTCTCTCCACCGGCGCGCGCTGGCGGCAGATGAACGTGCCGGGCGAGGACAGCTATCGCAACAAGGGCGTCACCTACTGCCCGCATTGCGACGGCCCGCTGTTCAAGGGCAAGCGCGTCGCGGTGATCGGCGGCGGTAATAGCGGTGTCGAGGCGGCGATCGATCTCGCCGGCGTGGTCGCCCATGTCACGCTGATCGAATATGACAGCGACCTGCGCGCCGATGCGGTGCTCCAGCGCAAATTGGCGAGCCTGCCCAACGTCAAGGTGATCACGTCGGCGCTCACCACCGAGGTGGCGGGCGACGGCCAGAAGGTGACCGGCCTCCATTACAAGGATCGCAACCACGACACGATGCACGAGATCGAACTCGAAGGCATCTTCGTGCAGATCGGGCTGGTCCCCAACACCGAATGGCTGAAGGACTCGATCGCGCTGACCCCGCGCGGCGAGATCGAGATCGATCATCGCGGCGAGACCTCTCGCCCCGGCATCTTTGCCGCCGGCGACGTGACGACCGTGCCCTTCAAGCAGATCATCATCGCCATGGGTGAGGGCTCGAAGGCCGCCCTCTCGGCGTTCGATTATCTCATCCGCCTGCCCGTGGACGAAGGTGCGCTGATCGCCGCCTGA
- the ahpC gene encoding alkyl hydroperoxide reductase subunit C, producing the protein MSLIGSTIKPFETQAYKEGQFVTVTDADTKGKWAVFFFYPADFTFVCPTELEDLADHYETFSKLGVEIYSVSTDTHFSHKAWHDTSPAIGKINYYMLGDQNHVIANNFDILRAGQGLADRGTFVVDPEGVIQLVEITSEGVGRNAVELLRKVKAAQYIAAHPGEVCPAKWEEGETTLAPSLDLVGKI; encoded by the coding sequence ATGTCCCTCATCGGATCGACCATCAAGCCGTTCGAAACCCAGGCCTATAAGGAAGGCCAGTTCGTCACCGTCACGGATGCCGACACCAAGGGCAAGTGGGCCGTATTCTTCTTCTACCCGGCCGATTTCACCTTCGTCTGCCCGACGGAGCTCGAGGATCTCGCCGATCATTACGAGACCTTCTCGAAGCTCGGCGTGGAAATCTACTCGGTCTCGACCGACACCCATTTCAGCCACAAGGCCTGGCATGACACCTCGCCGGCGATCGGCAAGATCAACTATTACATGCTCGGTGATCAGAACCATGTGATTGCGAACAATTTCGATATCCTGCGCGCGGGCCAGGGCCTCGCCGATCGTGGCACCTTCGTCGTCGATCCCGAGGGCGTGATCCAGCTCGTCGAGATCACCAGCGAGGGCGTCGGCCGCAACGCGGTCGAACTGCTCCGCAAGGTGAAGGCGGCGCAGTATATCGCAGCGCATCCGGGCGAAGTCTGCCCGGCCAAGTGGGAAGAGGGCGAAACCACCCTCGCCCCGTCGCTCGATCTCGTCGGCAAGATCTGA
- a CDS encoding SPOR domain-containing protein, producing MRFAGAMMGAMMVTAPAMAATVKDGVDAWQRGDYSGAVAIWRPQADAGDADAAFNLAQAYKLGRGVSADLGQAKMWYGKSAQAGHIQGAANYGLLLFQDGDRRSAMPWITKAADAGDPRAQYVLGTALFNGDLATKDWPKAYALMTRAAAAGLPQATTSLSQMDQYMSPTDRQNGLQLASQMAARPIPPTGRQLVTGGGADTGLTAPASVVSTRPSDLASPSPVRVAQAKPAKVPPAAKAPPAAKPAPVPRSAAATPALASSGGKWMIQLGAYGSQEGAATAWGKIAGRLGGLHPIYEKAGAVTRLRAGPLADKAAAAKACASAGQACFPVAP from the coding sequence ATGCGCTTTGCTGGGGCGATGATGGGGGCGATGATGGTCACGGCGCCCGCGATGGCCGCCACCGTCAAGGACGGCGTCGATGCCTGGCAGCGCGGCGACTATAGCGGCGCCGTCGCGATCTGGCGCCCGCAGGCCGATGCCGGCGATGCCGATGCCGCGTTCAACCTCGCCCAGGCCTACAAGCTTGGGCGCGGCGTCAGCGCCGATCTCGGCCAGGCCAAGATGTGGTATGGCAAGTCCGCCCAGGCCGGCCATATCCAGGGCGCCGCCAATTACGGCCTGCTGCTGTTCCAGGACGGCGACCGCCGTTCGGCCATGCCCTGGATCACCAAGGCCGCCGACGCCGGCGATCCGCGCGCGCAATATGTCCTCGGCACCGCCCTGTTCAACGGCGACCTCGCCACCAAGGACTGGCCCAAGGCCTATGCGCTGATGACCCGCGCCGCCGCTGCCGGCCTGCCGCAGGCGACCACCAGCCTCAGCCAGATGGATCAGTATATGAGCCCCACCGATCGGCAGAACGGGCTTCAGCTGGCGAGCCAGATGGCCGCCCGCCCGATCCCGCCGACCGGCCGTCAGCTGGTGACGGGCGGTGGCGCCGATACCGGCCTGACCGCGCCCGCGTCGGTGGTGTCGACCCGGCCGAGCGATCTGGCCTCGCCGTCGCCGGTGCGCGTCGCGCAGGCGAAGCCCGCCAAGGTGCCGCCGGCCGCCAAGGCGCCCCCCGCTGCCAAGCCGGCGCCCGTACCGCGGTCGGCCGCTGCAACGCCGGCCCTCGCCTCCTCGGGCGGAAAATGGATGATCCAGCTGGGTGCCTATGGCTCGCAGGAGGGCGCTGCGACCGCTTGGGGCAAGATCGCCGGCCGGCTCGGCGGGCTGCACCCGATCTACGAGAAGGCCGGTGCCGTCACCCGCCTGCGCGCCGGGCCGCTGGCCGACAAGGCCGCCGCCGCCAAGGCCTGCGCTTCGGCCGGGCAGGCCTGCTTCCCGGTCGCGCCTTAA
- a CDS encoding ParA family protein — protein MRVLALASQKGGSGKTTLSGHLAVQAQRAGAGPVVLIDIDPQGSLADWWNEREADMPAFAQTTVARLSADLEVLRQQGFKLAIIDTPPAITMAIQSVIQVAELIVIPTRPSPHDLRAVGATVDLCERSGKPLLFVVNGATPKARITHEAAIALSQHGTVAPITVHHRTDFAASMIDGRTVMEVDPKGRSANEVVELWSYIWDRLEKNFRRTVFTAPSIGPAAMAPRPAGGFGRRVVQ, from the coding sequence ATGCGGGTACTCGCTTTGGCATCGCAGAAGGGTGGATCGGGCAAGACGACCCTCTCGGGTCACCTCGCCGTGCAGGCGCAGCGGGCCGGGGCGGGGCCGGTCGTGCTGATCGACATCGATCCGCAGGGGTCGCTCGCCGACTGGTGGAACGAGCGCGAGGCCGATATGCCGGCTTTCGCCCAGACCACCGTGGCACGCCTCTCCGCCGATCTGGAGGTGCTGCGCCAGCAGGGCTTCAAGCTCGCCATCATCGATACCCCGCCGGCGATCACCATGGCGATCCAGAGCGTGATCCAGGTCGCCGAACTGATCGTGATCCCGACTCGCCCGAGCCCGCACGATCTGCGCGCCGTCGGCGCCACCGTCGATCTGTGCGAGCGCTCGGGCAAGCCGCTGCTGTTCGTCGTCAACGGCGCGACCCCCAAGGCGCGGATCACCCATGAAGCGGCGATCGCGCTCAGCCAGCATGGCACGGTGGCACCGATCACCGTCCATCACCGCACCGATTTCGCCGCCTCGATGATCGACGGCCGCACCGTGATGGAGGTCGATCCCAAGGGGCGCTCCGCCAACGAGGTGGTCGAGCTCTGGTCCTACATCTGGGATCGGCTCGAGAAGAATTTCCGTCGCACCGTGTTCACCGCGCCGTCGATCGGCCCGGCGGCGATGGCACCTCGACCCGCCGGCGGCTTCGGCCGTCGCGTGGTCCAGTGA
- a CDS encoding SPOR domain-containing protein gives MNRQTLARLATMSLLLGISTVACTTGGDHVATIADQTPKAKEVAAKSADKARGALAAHKGVAAVDAAEKAVALQSDNAGYRMLLGQSYLAAGRFASAETSFRDSLTLNADQPKAKFNMALAQIAQGRAGEAQAILHDLNGQIPAADLGLALALSGDRQAAIAMLTQVVRDGKSDARTRQNLALSFALNGQWREARAVAMQDTPASQINDQIGRWAELAKPETAGTTQVASMLGVKPANDPGLPTELALAGPAPSQAPVALAAADPAPVPAPSPVAAETAAVTVPLDEPAQTAAPADAPAAAVMRVAQTSATRRAIAPPTLLRAPEQPFRRAVMTVQPKPAFRSSGYVVQLGAFAKAGAIQAAWERASKAMPRLAGYAPARAQLSLSGASLVRLSVSGFADRASAVSLCQQIRTKGGQCFVRATAGDAPLQWVKRDAGTQVASR, from the coding sequence ATGAACCGTCAGACACTCGCCCGGCTCGCGACCATGTCGCTGTTGCTCGGCATTTCGACCGTGGCCTGCACCACCGGCGGCGATCATGTCGCCACCATTGCCGATCAGACACCGAAGGCCAAGGAGGTCGCCGCGAAATCCGCCGACAAGGCGCGCGGCGCGCTGGCCGCCCACAAGGGGGTCGCCGCGGTCGATGCGGCCGAGAAGGCGGTGGCGCTCCAGTCTGACAATGCCGGCTACCGGATGCTGCTCGGCCAGTCCTATCTCGCCGCAGGCCGCTTCGCCTCGGCCGAGACGAGCTTCCGCGACTCGCTGACGCTCAACGCCGATCAGCCCAAGGCCAAGTTCAATATGGCGCTGGCCCAGATCGCGCAGGGGCGTGCCGGCGAGGCGCAGGCCATTCTGCATGACCTCAACGGCCAGATCCCCGCCGCCGATCTCGGCCTCGCGCTTGCGCTGTCGGGCGATCGGCAGGCCGCGATCGCGATGCTCACCCAGGTCGTGCGCGATGGCAAATCGGATGCACGAACCCGCCAGAACCTCGCGCTTTCCTTTGCCCTGAACGGCCAGTGGCGGGAAGCACGCGCGGTTGCGATGCAGGATACGCCGGCCAGCCAGATCAATGACCAGATCGGCCGTTGGGCCGAACTCGCCAAGCCGGAAACGGCGGGCACGACCCAGGTCGCCTCCATGCTCGGCGTGAAGCCGGCCAATGATCCGGGCCTGCCGACGGAACTCGCGCTGGCGGGTCCGGCGCCGTCGCAGGCGCCGGTGGCGCTCGCCGCTGCCGATCCGGCACCGGTGCCCGCTCCATCACCGGTCGCGGCGGAAACGGCGGCTGTGACGGTGCCGCTCGACGAGCCGGCCCAGACCGCCGCCCCGGCGGATGCGCCGGCCGCGGCGGTGATGCGCGTCGCCCAGACCTCGGCCACCCGGCGCGCCATCGCACCGCCGACGCTGTTGCGCGCGCCCGAGCAGCCGTTCCGCCGCGCCGTGATGACGGTCCAGCCCAAGCCGGCCTTCCGCTCCAGCGGCTATGTCGTCCAACTCGGCGCCTTCGCCAAGGCCGGTGCGATCCAGGCGGCATGGGAGCGTGCGTCCAAGGCGATGCCGCGCCTCGCCGGCTATGCCCCGGCCCGCGCGCAGCTCAGCCTGTCCGGAGCGTCGCTGGTGCGGCTGTCTGTTTCGGGCTTCGCCGATCGCGCATCGGCGGTGTCGCTGTGCCAGCAGATCCGCACCAAGGGCGGCCAGTGCTTCGTGCGCGCCACTGCCGGCGATGCGCCGCTCCAGTGGGTCAAGCGCGATGCCGGGACGCAGGTCGCCTCGCGCTAA